A genomic segment from Oceanispirochaeta sp. encodes:
- the rpiB gene encoding ribose 5-phosphate isomerase B — protein MKKVVIANDHGAVEMKNEIVVFLKQKGYEVNDMGLAEGEAADYPDMAELACREYLKGDYEFGVVLCGTGIGISISANKIKGIRCALVQNCFAADMTKKHNNANMIAFGGRIDYPEKVTDMLNAYMTAEFEGGRHEKRVNKIMALEN, from the coding sequence ATGAAAAAAGTTGTCATTGCCAATGATCATGGTGCCGTAGAAATGAAGAATGAGATCGTTGTCTTCCTCAAACAGAAGGGATATGAAGTCAATGATATGGGACTGGCCGAGGGTGAAGCGGCGGATTATCCGGATATGGCAGAACTGGCCTGCCGTGAATACCTGAAGGGAGACTATGAATTCGGAGTCGTTCTCTGCGGTACAGGTATTGGAATATCCATCTCTGCCAATAAGATCAAGGGCATCCGATGCGCCCTGGTACAAAACTGCTTTGCCGCGGATATGACAAAGAAACATAACAACGCCAATATGATTGCCTTCGGGGGAAGGATTGATTACCCCGAAAAAGTCACGGATATGCTGAATGCCTATATGACAGCCGAGTTTGAAGGCGGTAGACACGAAAAACGGGTCAACAAGATCATGGCTCTGGAAAATTAA